From Amycolatopsis sp. WQ 127309:
CGCGCTGACCGGCGGCGGCGTCGTGCTGTCCGACCTGGCCTGGTCGACGGTCTGGCGGCCGAACATCCGGCTCGCGGCGCGCTTCCGCGACGGCCGGGTCTTCCTGGCCGGCGACGCGGCGCACGTCCACCCGCCGACCGGCGGCCAGGGCCTCAACACCGGCGTCCAGGACGGCTACAACCTGGGCTGGAAGCTCGCCGACGGCTCACCGGAGCTGCTCGACAGCTACGAGGTGGAGCGGCGGACCGTCGCGGCGCGGGTGCTGGGCGTCTCGACGGGGCTGCTGCAGAAGTACAAGGACGGCGACGAGGACGCCCACAAGCGCGGCGAGGACACCCAGCAGCTGGACATCACCTACCGCGGCGGCCCGCTGTCCCCGGCCGGCACCGGCGCGCTGCAGCCGGGCGACCGCGCCCCGGACGCCCCGCTGACCGACGCCAACGGCAAGCGCGTCCGGCTGTTCGAGCTGTTCCGCGGCCCGCACGCGACGGAGCTGTCCTTCGGCGACGGCCCCGGCCTGCGGATCCTTCCGCAGGGGAGCGTCGCGACGGGCACGGAGCTGGTCGACGACGGCGGCCACGCGTACGCGGCGTACGAGGCCGAGGGCGGCCGGACGGTGCTGGTGCGGCCGGACGGGTACGTCTGGTCGGTCTCCTGACGAAAACGCCCCTTTCCGACCGCTCGCCCGGCCCGAAGACGTCACTTTCCCTAGGAAAGATGCGTCTCGGGGGCCTGAAGCCGCATCTTTCCCGGCGAAAGTGACGGGTCAGGCGTGCAGGGCTTGTGCGGCGGCGTCGACGGCTTCCCAGGAGGCTCGCCACGTCGCGCGGGCCTCGGCTCGGCGGGTCAGCTCGCGCTCCGCGATGCGACCGGCCACGAAGCCGATCGCGCTGTCGCCGGTGTCCAGCACCGTGCGCATGCGCTCGGCCGCGAGCACCGCGTCCTGGTGGTCGCCCAGCACCGTCTGGAAGTCCTTCGTGGCCGTCAACAGCGCCTTGATCCGCTTGGCCTGCTTCTTCTTCGCCGACGTCTGGGCCAGCTCGGCGGCGTAACGCAGCTTCTTGCCGTGGATGCGCAGGGCGTGCAGGTCGTCGTCCGGCGGGTCGGCCGGCAGCGCGCGCACGGCCTTGGCGAGCTTGCGGTGCGGCTTGGCCAGCCCGGCGATCAGGTCGCGCCGCGGAACATCCACAGTGGACGGCGTCGCCCGGGTCAGCAGGCTGACCTCGCGCAGCAGCGTCGAGTACCGGGCGCTGGACAGGGCCCGGGTGAGCCGCTGCTTCGCCGTCGCGCGCTCGGAGACGAACCGGGACACCAGCTGCCGGCCGGCGGGCTGGTCGCGGACCTCGAAGTCGGCGATGACCTCGCGCAGGTGCTCGATCAGGACGTCGTGGTCGCGCACCTCGCCGAGCGACTGGCCGAGCCAGCCCAGCTCGGCCCGCACCGGCTCGGCGCCGTCGCCGACCAGCTCACCCGAGAGCTTGAGCACGCTGCGCATCCGCCGCAGGGCGACGCGCATCTGGTGCAGGTCCTCGGGGTCGGCGCCGGAGCGCGTGCCGGGCTCGTGCGCGAGCAGCGCGCGGATCTCCCGGTCGAGCTTGGCGCGCACGTGGTGGACCGCCGGATCGGCCGGCCGGGCTTCGACCGGGACGTCGGGCAGTCCCAGCTCGGCCGGGGTGTGGGGCAACGATTCGGTGGTCACCAGATGAATGGTAGGTGAACAACCCGACGTCACCCAATAAGCTGTGAAGGCCCCCTTACCGGCTGTAAGCGCCGGCAAGGAGGCCTTCACGGCTTTTGCTCAGTTTGCGTGCAGCATCGCGTTCAGCTCGACGCCGGAGCCCGCCCGCGCCACGACCTCGACCGCGCCGGTGCCGGAGTTGCGCCGGAAGACCGCGTTCGAGACGCCGTTGAGCTCGCGGGCCTTGACGACCTTGCCGTCGACGAGGACCTTCGTACCCGCCGTGACGTATAGCCCGGCTTCGACGACCGTGTCGTCGCCCAGGGAGATGCCGATGCCGCCGTTCGCGCCGATCAGGCAGCGTTCGCCCAGCGAGATCGTCTCCTTGCCGCCGCCCGACAGCGTCCCCATGATCGACGCGCCGCCGCCGACGTCGGAGCCGTCGCCGACCACCACGCCGGCCGAGATCCGGCCCTCGACCATGGACGCGCCGAGCGTGCCGGCGTTGAAGTTGACGAAGCCCTCGTGCATCACGGTCGTGCCGCTCGCCAGGTGGGCGCCGAGGCGGACGCGGTCCGCGTCGCCGATCCGGACGCCCGCGGGCATGACGTAGTCGACCATGCGCGGGAACTTGTCGACGCTGTAGACGGTCACCGCGCCGCGCGCCCGCAGCCGCAGCCGGGTCGCCTCGAAGCCCTCGACCGGGCACGGGCCGTGGTTGGTCCACACGACGTTCGCCAGCAGGCCGAACAGGCCGTCGAGGTTCTGACCGTGCGGGCGCACCAGCCGGTGCGAGAGCAGGTGCAGCCGCAGGTAGACGTCGTGGGTGCCGGCCGGCACGTCGGCCAGCTTGCCGATCGTGGTGCGGACGGCGACGACCTCGACCCCGCGGTCGGTGTCCGGGCCCAGCAGCGCCGCGGCGGCCTCGCCGAGCACCTCGGTGGCCTCTTCGACGCTCAAGACGTCGGTGCCGGAGGTGCTGGACGTGGCGGACGCGCCGGTCTCGGTCAGCTTGGGCTGCGGGTACCAGGTGTCGAGGACCGTCCCGTCGGTCGCGACGGTGGCCAGCCCGACGCCGGTGGCGCCGGTCGTTTCGGGGTTCGGGGTCTGCTCGCTCACGGCCCCAACCGTAGTGGAGTGACCTGGGTCAACCCTCTGTGGGCCGGGCGTCGACCTGCTTCTTCAGCCCCGAAAGGGCGGCGGCGATGTCGACCAGCGCCTGCGTGCAGGGCCCGCCCGGGTCCGCGACCGTGGTGCAGCCGGTGCTCCGGAACACCCCGACGGCCCGTTCGAGCCCGGCCGCCTCGGTGACCAGCTGCGGGTCCTTGTCGCCGGCGCGCTTGCGGGCCGAGCCGGGGACGCTGCCGAGCTCCGTGACGTACTTCTCGCAGCCCTTCGGCAGCTGGGTCCGCGGGCTGGCGTAGCACTGGTCGGCGGTCAGCGCGTCCAGCTTCGTCGGGAGCGCGTCCGGCCCGGGTTCGCCGCCCTGCTTGGGCGTCGGGCCGGCCTCGCTGCCACAGCCGGACAGGAGCAGGACCAGCAACGCGCCGCCCACGGCGACCGGGAACCTAACCACGCACCCACGGTAGCCCTGCCGGTAGCGTGCCGGTCATGAGCCTCGACCTGCACGCCGACCCCGTCGACCTCACCGCCGCCCTGGTGGACGTGTTCAGCGTCTCCGGCAGCGAGGCCGAGCTCGCGACGCTGGTGCAGGACGCGCTGCTGAAGCAGGCGCCGCACCTCGAAGTCGTCCGCAACGGTGACGCCGTCCTGGCGCGGACCCACCTGGGCCGCGGCTCGCGGGTCGTGCTCGCCGGGCACCTGGACACCGTGCCGGAGAACGGCAACCGGCCGTCACGGCGCGAGGGCAGCGGCGACGACGAGACCCTGCACGGCCTCGGCACGGTCGACATGAAGAGCGGTGACGCGGTCTTCCTGCACCTCGCCGCGACGCTCCCGGAGCCGAAGCACGACATCACGTTCGTCTTCTACGACAACGAAGAGATCGAAGCGGTCAAGAACGGCCTCGGCCGGATCGAGCGCGAGCTGCCGGAGTGGCTGGCCGGGGACCTGGCGATCGTCGGCGAGCCGTCGAACGGCGTCATCGAGGCCGGCTGCCAGGGCACCATGCGCGTCGAACTGCACTTCACCGGCACCCGCGCGCACACGGCGCGGGCGTGGATGGGGGAGAACGCGATCCACGCGCTCGCCGAGCCGCTGCGCCGGCTGGCCGAGTACGCGCCGCGGATCGTCGACATCGATGGGCTGACCTACCGCGAGGGCCTGCAGGCGACGGCGATCCGCGGCGGCGTCGCCGGGAACGTCGTGCCGGACGAAGCCGTCCTGACGGTGAACCATCGCTTCGCCCCGGACCGCGACCCGGCGGCGGCGGAGAAGCACCTGCGCGAGGTGTTCGCGGGCTTCGAACTGTCCGTTGTGGACGTTTCGCCGGGCGCGCTGCCGGGCCTGTCCGCTCCGGCGGCGGCCGAGCTGGTCGCGGCGGCGGGCGGTCAGGCGGCGGCGAAGCTGGGCTGGACCGACGTCGCCCGCTTCGCGGCTCTGGGCATGCCGGCGGTGAACTTCGGCCCGGGCGACCCGACGCTGGCGCACACCCAGCAGGAGAACGTCCGCACGGCGGAGATCCGCCAGGTCGCCGACGTGCTGCGCAAGTTCCTGGGCTGAGTGTCGGGCGTCACACCCGAAGGCCCTGAACTGCGGTGAAGCTCTACAGTCGCGCGAGCTTGCAACCTTTCCCCGGTGCGAGCCGTATCCACTGGTGACACCGCCTGCTGGGGAGGACCCATGCCGAAAACCGCCGCGAGACGGGCCGCGGCCGTCGCCGTGCTCGCCCTGGCGGTCGTCGGTGCCGTGACCGCCTGTGAAGGCCAGCCCGTCGCGGCGCCCGCGGCCGGGCCCGTGGTCATGGCCATCGCGGACGCGACGTCCGTGCCGCCCCCGCCCGCCGAACAGCCCGCGCGGCAGCCGCCACCGCAGCCCCAGGCGCAGACCGTCCTGATCACCTTCCCGCAGACCGGGTCGGGGCAGTGGATGTTCACCCCGGGCAGCGACCAGGTGGCCGGGACGCAAGGCCGGCTGATGCGGTACCGGATCGCGCTGGAGACCGACATCGACGGCGTCGGGCCCGCCGAGTTCGCCAAGGACATCCGGACGATCCTCGGCGACCCGCGCGGCTGGACCGCCGGCGGCGAGTGGCGGCTGCAGCAGGTCGGCCCGGACGACAGCGCCGACTTCACGATCTACCTGGCCACCCCGGCCAGCCGCGACCGGCTCTGCGGCGGCACCGCGGACGGCTACACGTCGTGCCGCAACGGCAGCAACGTCGTGCTCAACGTCGCCCGCTGGGCCAACGCCGTCCCGAACTACGGTGCCCCGCTCGCGTTGTACCGCCAGTACATGGTCACGCACGAGACCGGGCACCGGCTGGGCCAGGGCCACGAACTGTGCCCCGGCACGGGAAAGCCGGCGCCGGTGATGGAGCAGCAGACGCTCGGCCTGCACGGCTGCGTCCCGAACCCCTGGCCCTTTCCGAACGGCCGCTCCTACTCCGGCCCCTCGGGCGAGTACAACGACCCCATCCCGGCCGGCGACTCCTGAAAGCCGTGAAGGCCTCCTTCCCGGCCATAAGCGCCGGTAAGGAGGCCTTCACGGCATTGGATCAGCGGCCCTGCAGGGACTTGACGTTGTTGCCGAACGTCCAGGCCTTCGAGCCGTCCCAGTTCAGGGACCACGTCATCAAGCCCTTCAGAGAAGGGATCGCGCGCCACGCCTGGGAAACCAGGCTCGTCGACATGTAGCCGCCGCCCGCGCCCGGCTGCGCGGGCAGGCCCGGGACCTGCTTGTCGTAGGGCACCTTGATCGTGGTGCCCTGGACGACCAGGCCCTGGTTGAGGCAGTTGGTCTGCGCGGTGAAGCCCTGGACCGTGCCGGCCTGGTACGAGTCGCCGGCGCAGCCGTACATCGAGCCGTTGTAGTACTGCATGTTCAGCCACCACAGGCGGCCGTTGTCCGCGTACTTCTTGACGATCGGCAGGTACGCGCCCCAGATCGAGCCGTACGTGATGCTGCCGCCGGTCACGTAAGCGGTCTCCGGCGCCATCGTCAGCCCGAAGTTCGACGGCATCTGCGCGAGCACGCCGTCGATGATGCGGATCAGGTTCGACTGCGACGCCGAGAGCGTCTTGATGTTGCCGCTGCCGGTGAGGCCGGTCTCGATGTCGATGTCGATGCCGTCGAAGTTGTACGCCTTCAGGATCGGCACGATCGTGGCGACGAACTTGTCGGCCACGGCGGACGACGAGAGGTCGATCCCGGCGGCCGCGCCGCCGATGGACATCAGGAGCGTCGAGCCGGCGGCCTTGGCGGCGCACATCTCGGCGGGCGTGGAGACCTTGACGCCGGCGT
This genomic window contains:
- a CDS encoding chitinase; its protein translation is MSGRRTRFFGTLLAAALAVPLLVSAPAQGAVQADTCAVKSRPAGKVLQGYWENWDGAANGVHPGLGWVPITDSRIAQHGYNVINAAFPVIRSDGTVLWENGMDAGVKVSTPAEMCAAKAAGSTLLMSIGGAAAGIDLSSSAVADKFVATIVPILKAYNFDGIDIDIETGLTGSGNIKTLSASQSNLIRIIDGVLAQMPSNFGLTMAPETAYVTGGSITYGSIWGAYLPIVKKYADNGRLWWLNMQYYNGSMYGCAGDSYQAGTVQGFTAQTNCLNQGLVVQGTTIKVPYDKQVPGLPAQPGAGGGYMSTSLVSQAWRAIPSLKGLMTWSLNWDGSKAWTFGNNVKSLQGR
- the dapE gene encoding succinyl-diaminopimelate desuccinylase, which encodes MSLDLHADPVDLTAALVDVFSVSGSEAELATLVQDALLKQAPHLEVVRNGDAVLARTHLGRGSRVVLAGHLDTVPENGNRPSRREGSGDDETLHGLGTVDMKSGDAVFLHLAATLPEPKHDITFVFYDNEEIEAVKNGLGRIERELPEWLAGDLAIVGEPSNGVIEAGCQGTMRVELHFTGTRAHTARAWMGENAIHALAEPLRRLAEYAPRIVDIDGLTYREGLQATAIRGGVAGNVVPDEAVLTVNHRFAPDRDPAAAEKHLREVFAGFELSVVDVSPGALPGLSAPAAAELVAAAGGQAAAKLGWTDVARFAALGMPAVNFGPGDPTLAHTQQENVRTAEIRQVADVLRKFLG
- a CDS encoding CHAD domain-containing protein; translation: MTTESLPHTPAELGLPDVPVEARPADPAVHHVRAKLDREIRALLAHEPGTRSGADPEDLHQMRVALRRMRSVLKLSGELVGDGAEPVRAELGWLGQSLGEVRDHDVLIEHLREVIADFEVRDQPAGRQLVSRFVSERATAKQRLTRALSSARYSTLLREVSLLTRATPSTVDVPRRDLIAGLAKPHRKLAKAVRALPADPPDDDLHALRIHGKKLRYAAELAQTSAKKKQAKRIKALLTATKDFQTVLGDHQDAVLAAERMRTVLDTGDSAIGFVAGRIAERELTRRAEARATWRASWEAVDAAAQALHA
- the dapD gene encoding 2,3,4,5-tetrahydropyridine-2,6-dicarboxylate N-succinyltransferase; the encoded protein is MSEQTPNPETTGATGVGLATVATDGTVLDTWYPQPKLTETGASATSSTSGTDVLSVEEATEVLGEAAAALLGPDTDRGVEVVAVRTTIGKLADVPAGTHDVYLRLHLLSHRLVRPHGQNLDGLFGLLANVVWTNHGPCPVEGFEATRLRLRARGAVTVYSVDKFPRMVDYVMPAGVRIGDADRVRLGAHLASGTTVMHEGFVNFNAGTLGASMVEGRISAGVVVGDGSDVGGGASIMGTLSGGGKETISLGERCLIGANGGIGISLGDDTVVEAGLYVTAGTKVLVDGKVVKARELNGVSNAVFRRNSGTGAVEVVARAGSGVELNAMLHAN
- a CDS encoding DUF3152 domain-containing protein — encoded protein: MPKTAARRAAAVAVLALAVVGAVTACEGQPVAAPAAGPVVMAIADATSVPPPPAEQPARQPPPQPQAQTVLITFPQTGSGQWMFTPGSDQVAGTQGRLMRYRIALETDIDGVGPAEFAKDIRTILGDPRGWTAGGEWRLQQVGPDDSADFTIYLATPASRDRLCGGTADGYTSCRNGSNVVLNVARWANAVPNYGAPLALYRQYMVTHETGHRLGQGHELCPGTGKPAPVMEQQTLGLHGCVPNPWPFPNGRSYSGPSGEYNDPIPAGDS